One region of Trachemys scripta elegans isolate TJP31775 chromosome 8, CAS_Tse_1.0, whole genome shotgun sequence genomic DNA includes:
- the STK32A gene encoding serine/threonine-protein kinase 32A isoform X5, with protein sequence MQRESYGCFSKNLSGDSMFWKYSRRLLTKPLGGDTYSSLEFALSACILKADCSGVTYWGKRYIPVTGKELIFSKNRQDAVYLRSACSKGHYGAYCQKKCPTCLNHTVCNRLTGLCDGTVTCQERKKLELCEYRLTSKFCFASWKYWNGNCYYVPPYGVLNKSEAEFMCSRFQGAQLIKLNNTEEQRWIAKVITRKSWLGSLSYKLQSNSWIMPDGDRAAPRWGFKAVQDLCVQIEPVSGTFISFACSERASWICKGAPVPGALDSTYKWWTTLTSSLLVSVFVVVVSVFVTFKAARWRRQVLVEKTDGKEQRSKVEMDNLASWDKKALKSERSNPLN encoded by the exons ATGCAAAGAGAAAGTtatggatgcttttctaaaaatcTTTCAGGTGACAGCATGTTTTGGAAATATTCCCGAAGGCTGCTCACTAAGCCTTTAGGGGGAGATACATATTCATCCTTGGAGTTTGCTCTGTCAGCCtgtattttaaaagcagattGCTCTGGAGTCACCTACTGGGGAAAGCGTTACATACCAGTCACTGGTAAAGAACTGATCTTCAGCAAAAACAGACAGGATGCTGTGTACCTGAGGAGTG cTTGCAGCAAAGGACATTATGGTGCCTATTGTCAAAAGAAATGCCCCACCTGTCTCAATCATACCGTATGCAATAGACTCACAGGGCTGTGTGATGGTACAGTGACATGTCAAGAAAGGAAGAAATTAGAACTCTGTGAATACC GCCTTACAAGCAAGTTCTGTTTTGCCTCTTGGAAGTACTGGAATGGAAATTGTTACTATGTTCCTCCATATGGGGTGCTGAATAAGAGCGAAGCAGAGTTCATGTGCAGTCGGTTCCAAGGGGCACAACTGATAAAATTAAACAACACAGAAGAACAG AGATGGATAGCTAAAGTCATCACTAGAAAAAGCTGGCTTGGCAGCCTGAGCTATAAACTCCAGTCAAACTCCTGGATCATGCCTGATGGAGATAGAGCAGCGCCTCGTTG gGGTTTCAAAGCAGTTCAAGATTTGTGTGTGCAGATTGAACCCGTATCTGGAACCTTCATTTCCTTTGCCTGCTCTGAACGGGCTTCGTGGATCTGCAAGGGAGCCCCAG TTCCTGGAGCGCTGGATTCCACGTATAAATGGTGGACAACGTTGACCTCGTCccttttagtttcagttttcgTAGTTGTCGTGAGTGTGTTTGTTACATTTAAAGCTGCCCGGTGGAGAAGACAAGTGCTGGTAGAAAAGACTGATGGGAAAGAGCAAAGAAGTAAAGTGGAGATGGACAACTTGGCTTCCTGGGACAAAAAGGCCCTCAAGTCTGAAAGGAGCAACCCCTTGAATTAG